In Nicotiana tabacum mitochondrion, complete genome, the DNA window ATACTAAAGTATGACCGGGGGAGATACATGCTAACTATGGGTAGGAAGCAGGAACCATTATGTAAAAAATTTCGGGGGGTTACAGATCTCTTATACTACCATCGATCGACAGAGCGGAACGACCAGAAAAAGAAGTTAAGTTAGAAAGCCGTATGATAGGTGGTAACTATCTTGTACGGTTCGGGGGGTAATCGGCGTACTCCGATCAGTGGGGGGGAATCTTTGGCTCTATCGAACATACAGGGAATTGGAGGTAGCATTCTACCGATGTCAAGTCATGGACTGGTTTCTTCAGCCCTTTTTCTATGTGTTGGTGTTCTATATGACCGACATAAGACTCGACTTGTTAGATATTACGGAGGTTCAGTGAGCACCATGCCGAATCTCTCTACCATTTTCTTCTCTTCCACTTTGGCCAATATGAGTTCACCTGGTACTAGCAGCTTTATCGGGGAATTTCTCATCTTAGTAGGAGCTTTCCAAAGAAATAGCTTAGTAGCCACATTAGCAGCGCTTGGGATGATTTTAGGCGCGGCCTATTCCCTTTGGCTATATAATCGTGCGGTTTCTGGGAATTTAAAACCCGATTTCCTCCATAAATTCTCCGATCCAAATGGCAGAGAAGTTTCCATATTTATACCTTTTCTTGTTGGAGGGGCGACCGTACGTTAAACTACCAAAGAAACTAGGGTAAACCAATGTGATCATGACATTGTAGGTGCTTGCGATGGGACGGATGCGACTTCCCTCAGTTGGTTTGGGTGGCATAGCCCGTTGCATAAGTCCCCCCCTTTTTTTATGCATTTCTTTAGTCTTTAGGGAGCCAAAGCTTGACTTTACTAAACTAATAAATAAGGCTCGCGCTAGGCGCTTACCTTTTTTGGCTGTAGGGTTGGGGTGGCTTGCTGGGTGAGACTGATAGAAAGAAAGGACGGGGGGCAACCATGCATGGTACTTCTCGACCCTGTCTCCGAGGGACAGTTGAACTAGCGACTCATGAATGCTGCCGGGTTGGACGAGCCAATAACTCGAAGGCGTTCGGTCTGTTTTTTGAGCAAGAATCACAGCCTTACCTTATCTTCACCATGATACGGACTCCAAGTTCTTATGGCAGAGCACGAGGAGATTTATCATCAATATGATGATTGGAATGGAAACCAGAAGCACGACTGGGGTCCTCGTGGTCCAAGATAATCAAACCATCAATAACAGTAACGTAAGCATGAGACTTTTTGGTAGTACCGGTGAACCAGATGGCCGCGGCGATGGAATCTGGGACGGAGGACTTGTAGTATCTCTCTAGATCTGGCAAAAGCGAAAGACCCCCTAACATAATTCGAATGGAGGCTGACCGCTGAGCCCACTCTGGCCTCGCGGGGCGGGCCCCTGTGGTTGCGAGCTGGAGCTGCCATAGCTTATGGCTATAGCAATGGGAGGGCCCCAGCAGAGAGAAAAGTCAGGATAACGAGCGCTCCGCCCGCCAAGCGGGCGGCAGGAGCAGCGGGCAAGTGCTTGGTAAGCCAACAGCCCAGTGAACCGGGCGGGGCACTCGAAGAAAGGGGGGCACACTGAGCAAGTACGAGAAATTGGCCCCGCTCCGCTTTCTTAAAAGCAAGGACCACTACGGGAGGTCAAACCAAGGATCTATGGAAGTGGGGGCTCGTCCCCGGTCAATATTGGATCAAACAATAGGGGGCCGTAGCACTGACCTCTTTTTTTTATTGATTCAATACAATAGGGGAAAAGATCGTACAGTTCCCTACCGAGACAAACTCTCAACGGATCCTCCGCGCGCTGGGAATACCTCTTCCGTGCGTCTTTCTCGTGGCGGGAACAGAACAACAGGGAAAGACCCGGCCCAGGGCGAGCTTTATTTATTTAAGAGAGAATGGGGAGTGAATCGAATTCCGTTTCCGTTCTTTGGGGGCTTTCGGGCCCCTCTCGATCTTTTTCTACGTTGAGAAGGGGGAAGGAGTCTAAATCAATGGACATTAATGAACCATCATTGATGGACGTTGCACATGACACGATCAATTCGACTCAAGGTCCGGCGCTAATAGAAGTTGCTTACTTTCCTAGTAGCGAAGGAAAGGGCAGGGCTTTTTTCGTAGTAATAGTGGGCGGGTCTCATGAGATCTATGCCGGCCGTCGGAATCAAACGAAGGTCGAAGGACCATTCGATTCATTAAGGGGCATAGCGGCGCCCTCGCCCGGCGCCATTTCCGGACCTAGCAGCAGACGGGCGGGCCGTGCCTGAATTCAGACCGGACCAGACTCTTCTTTGTTTGAGCTGCTCCCAGGCACGCAGACCGAAGATCTCACTTGTCCTGGACAAGTACGTAGAGATCTTCGTGGGACCGTGGAGGGAGTCTCAATCGATCTTTTCTAGGATTCCTTATCACGCCACACATGGAGATCTTTCCATTGATAGATCAGAGGGTCCCCCCTTGAACAAATTCTTAAAGGTTAGGTTACTACCTGCTTCTACGGAAGAGGTTTACTTTGTACCGCCCGGAGGTCATATAGATCGGAATCCGGAGCGATAAGAACGAAAGGGTTGGTGTGGCCACAGCTACAACTACTGGCGCTTCAAATTAGATTCTAAGGGCGCTACTGAAAGCCTTTTTTTAGGTCCTGTAATAGGGAGGTGTAAGCCTCGAAAGCCTTTGGTACTTCGGTAGGGTCGGACGGCTTTCTTTGCCCCAGCTTGGCGAATCGCATCCCCGCACAACGACATTCTTTGTTTGTGCGCCCCTTACCGTTCTCGCTCAGTCTTTCAACGGCTGGGAAGGCAGTCGTAGAAACGAAGCCTATCGCCACGCCGACCATCAAATACGAGATTGGGCCCCTTCTCAAAGATTTGATGGAATGGCCCACCCCACCCAAGAGCGCTTATGTCATAGGGGAACTCATGGCTGGAAACAATCCTTATGGTTTGTTTTGATATCCGGTAGGAATAATAAAAAAAAAGTCCAGGTTGGTTGGTGAGCCTAGTGATAGGAGACTATCTAGCTTGGTTCGGAGAGCACTTGTTGGGTTAAATATTTATTTGTTGCTAAATGTTACGGCCTAAATGCTGAACTATTGACCCTACTTGTTCGGATGGGTGTTCACCCCAAAGTGTTCCCGGACCGCATGCATACATCCGTAAGTAACTTAGTGCAACATGGAAAATTTCATTGAGAGGAATCAGCAAAGAAAAGAAAAACGGGTCAACAACATCAACATGTGTATTTGAGAGATTGTCCTCGGGCTGAGGAGTGTCCACATGAGTTCGTTGAGGTGTTTACACAGGCCTGTGGTCCTCTTTTATATTCTGTCGAGAGTTCGGATTGCTCCACCTAAGTAGAACGAAAAGAAGGAATTGGAAAAGAAAGGGGGGAGCTATTGTGAAGCCTAGAAAGGCGGAAGCGGAAAATCGCTTATACCGAGTTCCCCAACAGCAGCTTAGCTTAGTAGCAAGACTCTTTCTACTGGCGTGGCGCTGCTGGATGCTTCTGATCAATAGAACACGAAGAGGAGGAAAAAAAAAGCTTATGATGAGCATCTATTTGAGTCGATCATTTCCAAGATCTAATTCCAGTTTTTTCTTATGTAGTGGAAACGCCTTACAATCTGAAGTTTTACGCTTAAGGGAAGAAATGTTCTTGGTGGATGCAGGACTTGGGACCCCCAGAATTTGTATGCAAGATGAGCCTACAGGAGTGCCAATCAACCGAGCCACCAGGTTTGAGAATAAGGTGGGATTCCTGGATCTAGTGGCCGGTGAATCACTGATCAAAGAGCAGATTTTAGAGAGATTCTTCATCGATCTAGTGGCCGGTGAATCACTGATCAAAGAGCGAGCAGCCGCCAGGTTTAATGATTTGGTGGGATCTACAGATGTAGTGGCTGGTGAACCGCTTCTTCTTCTTCCACGAAGATTCAGACAAAACCGAGCTTGGATGGAACTGAACAAGATTTGGCGAACGAATACAAAGGTCAAAGGCTTTATTATTGAGAAAGTAAAAGGAGGTTATTCAGTAGCCATCGCAGGTTTCATTACTTTTCTTCCATTCCGTCGCAGAAGGAAAAGGATATCGAATGATCGATTCACCATTGAGAACATTAACCCCAAAAAGACGAATATTGTGGTGTTCTAACAGCGGCAGATCAAAGAAGAACTTGATGAGCGAAATCCGCTGACAAAAAAAAAGAGAACTTTTTGAATTCCGATGCCTAGCGTCCCCTGATAACCTAGGATTAGTGGTGATAGGGCTGATGTGGTATCTCGGAAACTGGGATTTGATGGTATCTGTAGAGCGGATCCCATGGGCTTCTCGGGTGGAGGTTGGTTGAAGATGATGTGATGCAAGTGAACGTTTACGAAAAAGCTGTCGTAAAGTTTCGTTCTTCGTTCCGTCGTCGATCAATCTATCACTCAATCACAGGCCGCTCTGTCATTGTCTGATTTTTGGTTGTCTGATCACACTCGAAATTATGTATCTACTTATCGTATTTTTACCCCTGCTCGGTAGTTTTGTAGCAGGTTGTTTCGGACGTTTTCTAGGAAAAGAAGGAACCGCTATAATAACCACTACGTGCGTTTCATTCTCTTCGATCTTCTCTTTGATTGCTTTTTATGAAGTCGCACCGGGAGCTAGTGCTTGCTATCTAAGAATTGCTCCATGGATCTCATCGGAAATGTTTGATGCTTCTTGGGGCTTCTTTGGCGACCGTGAAGTCACCGGATGAATTGCCGAGTAAATAGATCAGATCCGGACGCGGCTGTTGCTCCGCGGCGATACGGACTCGACCCGCTCCTACCCACTCCGGGGTACCATAGCATGTCGGGAATAAGGGGGGACATACTGGACGTAACCACTCCCTTGGTTGGGGGCTGTGCCGCCCTGCCTTTCGATCGATACACAGTTGAGGAGGCCGATCACGAACGCTACAGGTGTGGGAGCGATCCTGGTCAGGGAAGGCTAAGACGGCGCCTCGCATATGGGTAGCAAGAGGGCGCTTATGCCCCGACGGTGGGGCCTTATGGGGAAGGGCCCAGCCCAATAGGGACAGCACACCCCCCACTTCAAGCGCACCTCTGTATCGACTGAATCACTCTTTTGGTCTAGTCGGTGGAACCGGTGAACCACGCGAGCTGGTTAGATGCGTGGGGCAGAGGGCTCGTAGTACCCCCTTTGATTGATCCAGCCTTTTCTTCGCTTCGGTAGTGAATCACCTACTAAAGGGGCAGGCCTGCACGCCTTATTTGAGACTACTAAGGCAGGCGGTGGACTCTTTCATTAGGTAAGGGAAGAAGGGGCCTAAGCACGGCAGATGCCGTACACTTGAGTGGCAAAGGAAAGCGAGACCTTACCTTTTTTTCCAGGCCTGTTCGGACATACGGTTCCCGCGGAAGATCAAGTTGGTGAGCCGTGTGATGGGAAACCTTCCCGCACGGTTCGGAGAGCACTGAATTAGAATGAGAGGTTTACCACCACATCATTGCATGCAAGGGGAGCTCGCTCGATTCGCAGATTGGTCCGACTCGTAATTCACTTCTGACCCCGTGTTCGATAGCCCGACCGTAGTGATGTTAATTGTGGTTACATTCATAAGTAGCTTGGTCCATCTTTATTCCATTTCATATATGTCTGAGGATCCGCATAGCCCTCGATTTATGTGTTATTTATCCATTCCTACTTTTTTTATGCCAATGTTGGTGACTGGAGATAACTCTCTTCAATTATTCCTGGGATGGGAGGGAGTAGGTCTTGCTTCATATTTGTTAATTCATTTCTGGTTTACACGACTTCAGGCAGATAAAGCAGCTATAAAAGCTATGCTTGTCAATCGAGTAGGTGATTTTGGATTAGCTCCTGGGATTTTGGGTTGTTTTACTCTATTTCAAACAGTAGACTTTTCAACCATTTTTGCTCGTGCTAGTGCCCCCAGAAATTCTTGGATTTCTTGCAATATGAGATTGAATGCCATAACTCTTATTTGTATTTTACTTTTTATTGGTGCTGTTGGGAAATCTGCACAGATAGGATCGCATACTTGGTCACCTGATGCTATGGAGGGTCCCACTCCAGTATCCGCTTTGATTCATGCAGCTACTATGGTAACAGCTGGCGTTTTCATGATAGCAAGGTGCTCCCCTTTATTTGAATACCCACCTTCGGCTTTGATTGTTATTACTTTTGCAGGAGCTATGACGTCATTCCTTGCGGCAACCACTGGAATATTACAGAATGATCTAAAGAGGGTCATAGCTTATTCAACTTGCAGTCAATTAGGCTATATGATCTTTGCTTGCGGCATCTCTAACTATTCGGTTAGCGTCTTTCACTTAATGAATCACGCGTTTTTCAAAGCATTACTATTCCTGAGTGCAGGTTCGGTGATTCATGCCATGTCGGATGAGCAAGATATGCGGAAGATGGGGGGGCTTGCCTCCTCGTTCCCTTTTACCTATGCCATGATGCTCATGGGCAGCTTATCTCTAATTGGATTTCCTTTTCTAACTGGATTTTATTCCAAAGATGTGATCTTAGAGCTCGCTTACACTAAGTATACCATCAGTGGGAACTTTGCTTTCTGGTTGGGAAGTGTCTCTGTCCTTTTCACTTCTTATTACTCCTTTCGTTCACTTTTTCTAACATTTCTAGTACCAACTAATTCATTCGGGCGAGACATCTTACGATGTCATGATGCGCCCATTCCTATGGCCATTCCTTTAATACTTCTGGCTCTCGGGAGTCTCTTTGTAGGATACTTGGCCAAAGTGTGACCTGTTAGCCCATAAGTAAGTACTGTGACGAAGCGGCTGTTGCTCACCCGACACGATCGTACGAGGTCACAATTCACCCAACACGATCATCCGGGGTGAACAAGAATTGGGGATCGGATGCGGGCGAAATTCCCGCCAATGGCTGAGATGTTCAGTCGACTCCCTCCCCCT includes these proteins:
- the orf104 gene encoding hypothetical protein, with the translated sequence MEVGARPRSILDQTIGGRSTDLFFLLIQYNRGKDRTVPYRDKLSTDPPRAGNTSSVRLSRGGNRTTGKDPAQGELYLFKREWGVNRIPFPFFGGFRAPLDLFLR
- the orf216 gene encoding hypothetical protein (similar to orf250 (rps1) in Oenothera berteviana), which translates into the protein MLLINRTRRGGKKKLMMSIYLSRSFPRSNSSFFLCSGNALQSEVLRLREEMFLVDAGLGTPRICMQDEPTGVPINRATRFENKVGFLDLVAGESLIKEQILERFFIDLVAGESLIKERAAARFNDLVGSTDVVAGEPLLLLPRRFRQNRAWMELNKIWRTNTKVKGFIIEKVKGGYSVAIAGFITFLPFRRRRKRISNDRFTIENINPKKTNIVVF
- the nad5 gene encoding NADH dehydrogenase subunit 5; protein product: MYLLIVFLPLLGSFVAGCFGRFLGKEGTAIITTTCVSFSSIFSLIAFYEVAPGASACYLRIAPWISSEMFDASWGFLFDSPTVVMLIVVTFISSLVHLYSISYMSEDPHSPRFMCYLSIPTFFMPMLVTGDNSLQLFLGWEGVGLASYLLIHFWFTRLQADKAAIKAMLVNRVGDFGLAPGILGCFTLFQTVDFSTIFARASAPRNSWISCNMRLNAITLICILLFIGAVGKSAQIGSHTWSPDAMEGPTPVSALIHAATMVTAGVFMIARCSPLFEYPPSALIVITFAGAMTSFLAATTGILQNDLKRVIAYSTCSQLGYMIFACGISNYSVSVFHLMNHAFFKALLFLSAGSVIHAMSDEQDMRKMGGLASSFPFTYAMMLMGSLSLIGFPFLTGFYSKDVILELAYTKYTISGNFAFWLGSVSVLFTSYYSFRSLFLTFLVPTNSFGRDILRCHDAPIPMAIPLILLALGSLFVGYLAKDMMIGLGTNFWANSPFVLPKNEILAESEFAAPTITKLIPIPFSTSGAYVAYNVNPVADQFQRAFQTSTISNRLYSFFNKRWFFDQVLNDFLVRSFLRFGYEVSFEALDKGAIEILGPYGISYTFRRLAERISQLQSGFVYHYAFAMLLGSTLFVTFSRMWDSLSSWVDNRSSFIWIVSSFYNNKSSQ
- the orf103a gene encoding hypothetical protein, with the translated sequence MRGAVLAFPDQDRSHTCSVRDRPPQLCIDRKAGRHSPQPREWLRPVCPPLFPTCYGTPEWVGAGRVRIAAEQQPRPDLIYLLGNSSGDFTVAKEAPRSIKHFR
- the orf134 gene encoding hypothetical protein, whose product is MSSHGLVSSALFLCVGVLYDRHKTRLVRYYGGSVSTMPNLSTIFFSSTLANMSSPGTSSFIGEFLILVGAFQRNSLVATLAALGMILGAAYSLWLYNRAVSGNLKPDFLHKFSDPNGREVSIFIPFLVGGATVR
- the orf122 gene encoding hypothetical protein, which encodes MGSESNSVSVLWGLSGPSRSFSTLRRGKESKSMDINEPSLMDVAHDTINSTQGPALIEVAYFPSSEGKGRAFFVVIVGGSHEIYAGRRNQTKVEGPFDSLRGIAAPSPGAISGPSSRRAGRA